The Peribacillus simplex genome contains a region encoding:
- a CDS encoding PP2C family protein-serine/threonine phosphatase, with amino-acid sequence MNIFTIDVPLCKDFGRILKKMNKNVTFLEDPLNQSHLFKDSTELMKSLFILPLHISKDSWQETSLFALAESHEIPILFIYKRALGMETPPALPEKTFYETMAVPADSAEVRIKLNSLKNISMQLFSAKMKGQELEKIHQKSARSLRIAKGIQLSNLPLSINNEDIEVKGLSLPSSELSGDLFYWTEVDDRIYGFIMIDVCGKGIHTALINMSIRTLMPGLFKRVKDPIFITEELDKHMRDLFQGVNLENKSLARFTAFIAYVNTKDRHIEYVNYGFPSAFLYSPSTNKILNLNEGATPSGLIPELPIKKIVFHYEPGSRFIIYTDGLSKTPTPSAFNRSDNIKKEFIENIHLDTNELLQELLVSRMRHSVINDDICIIAGTLF; translated from the coding sequence ATGAATATATTCACAATAGATGTTCCTTTATGTAAGGATTTTGGTCGAATCTTAAAGAAAATGAACAAGAATGTCACCTTTTTGGAGGATCCACTCAATCAAAGTCATCTATTCAAGGATTCAACAGAATTAATGAAGTCATTATTTATTTTACCTTTACACATATCAAAAGATTCTTGGCAGGAAACTTCTTTGTTTGCCTTAGCTGAATCTCACGAAATCCCTATCTTATTCATTTACAAACGCGCTTTAGGAATGGAGACACCTCCGGCATTACCAGAAAAGACCTTTTATGAAACCATGGCGGTCCCTGCCGATTCAGCAGAAGTCAGGATTAAATTAAATTCACTCAAAAACATCAGCATGCAACTGTTTTCGGCAAAAATGAAAGGGCAAGAACTTGAAAAGATACACCAAAAATCAGCAAGGAGCCTACGAATTGCAAAGGGCATACAGCTTTCAAATTTACCTTTGTCGATCAATAATGAAGATATAGAGGTCAAAGGTCTTTCCCTGCCTTCGAGTGAACTTTCAGGGGATTTATTTTACTGGACGGAGGTTGATGACAGGATATACGGCTTCATAATGATCGATGTATGCGGAAAGGGCATCCATACAGCACTTATAAACATGTCCATACGGACTTTGATGCCCGGCCTATTCAAACGTGTAAAAGACCCCATTTTCATAACAGAGGAACTGGACAAACATATGCGGGATCTATTTCAAGGAGTTAATCTGGAAAACAAAAGCCTTGCTCGCTTTACAGCATTCATAGCATACGTGAATACAAAGGATCGACACATCGAATATGTGAACTACGGATTTCCTTCAGCCTTCTTGTATTCCCCAAGCACCAACAAAATTCTCAATTTAAACGAAGGGGCCACCCCAAGCGGACTGATTCCCGAATTGCCCATAAAAAAAATAGTCTTTCATTATGAACCAGGAAGCCGTTTCATCATCTATACAGATGGACTCTCTAAAACGCCCACCCCTTCAGCCTTTAACCGGTCTGACAATATCAAGAAGGAATTCATTGAAAATATCCATCTTGATACAAATGAGCTTCTTCAGGAGCTTTTGGTCTCAAGGATGAGGCATTCAGTGATTAACGATGACATCTGCATTATTGCAGGGACACTTTTTTAG
- a CDS encoding D-alanine--D-alanine ligase: MKTKLGLLYGGKSAEHEVSMQTALAVIKALDLAKFDIYPIYITKEGSWINGPKLTGPAENVEALTFSPEKSGSPLALQAHSTDENSESTGYDVIFPLLHGPNGEDGTVQGMLELLNLPYVGNGVLASSAGMDKVIMKNIFAQAGLPQVKYTWFIRSEWEKNKESAIKKVADELGYPCFVKPANLGSSVGISKCNDADELEKAVAEAFQFDRKIIIEEGVVARELEFGILGNDEPSCSVAGEIIPKKDFAFYDYSAKYVDGNSAMVIPAEISENEYATLSEMAITAFKSLDCSGLVRADFFLTNEGQIYINEVNTMPGFTPFSMFPLLWKHTGVDYPALIEELVKLALERHKEKQQIKYTV, translated from the coding sequence ATGAAAACTAAACTTGGTTTGCTTTATGGTGGAAAATCTGCGGAGCATGAGGTTTCTATGCAGACGGCTTTAGCGGTCATTAAAGCTCTCGATTTAGCAAAGTTTGATATATATCCGATTTACATAACAAAAGAGGGTTCATGGATTAATGGACCAAAGTTAACAGGACCTGCTGAGAATGTGGAGGCATTGACATTTTCACCGGAAAAATCGGGCTCGCCGCTTGCCTTGCAGGCACATTCAACTGATGAAAATAGTGAATCAACAGGCTATGACGTGATTTTCCCATTGCTTCACGGACCAAATGGAGAAGATGGGACCGTACAAGGGATGCTGGAACTATTGAACCTTCCTTATGTAGGAAATGGCGTTTTAGCTTCATCAGCAGGAATGGATAAGGTCATCATGAAAAACATTTTTGCCCAGGCGGGACTTCCGCAAGTGAAATACACTTGGTTCATTCGTTCCGAATGGGAGAAGAATAAAGAAAGTGCCATTAAAAAGGTAGCGGATGAATTGGGGTACCCTTGTTTTGTCAAACCTGCCAATTTAGGCTCGAGTGTCGGTATCAGCAAATGTAACGATGCTGATGAACTGGAAAAAGCGGTAGCGGAAGCTTTTCAATTCGATCGGAAGATCATCATTGAAGAAGGGGTCGTTGCTCGTGAACTCGAGTTTGGTATTCTCGGTAATGATGAACCGTCTTGTTCAGTGGCAGGCGAAATCATCCCTAAGAAGGACTTTGCCTTCTATGATTATTCAGCAAAATATGTAGATGGTAATTCAGCGATGGTCATTCCAGCGGAGATTTCGGAAAACGAGTATGCAACTTTATCCGAAATGGCCATTACTGCCTTTAAGTCATTGGATTGCTCTGGATTGGTTCGCGCTGATTTCTTCTTAACTAATGAAGGGCAAATCTATATTAATGAAGTGAATACAATGCCTGGGTTTACTCCTTTCAGCATGTTTCCGTTATTGTGGAAGCACACAGGTGTCGATTATCCAGCGCTAATTGAAGAGCTCGTGAAACTTGCCTTGGAACGTCATAAGGAAAAACAACAAATCAAATACACAGTTTGA
- the acpS gene encoding holo-ACP synthase gives MIKGIGVDITELDRMETLINRQPRLKERILTESEILIFEKLNGRRKVEYFAGRFAAKEAFSKANGTGIGKHLSFLDIEIISDDKGKPVISKPFSEGVHLSISHSRDYAVAQVVIEG, from the coding sequence GTGATTAAAGGTATAGGCGTGGACATTACTGAGTTGGATAGAATGGAAACATTGATTAATCGGCAGCCCCGTTTAAAGGAGCGTATATTAACAGAAAGTGAAATCTTGATTTTCGAAAAGTTAAATGGAAGAAGGAAGGTCGAGTATTTTGCTGGGCGTTTTGCAGCAAAGGAGGCTTTTTCAAAAGCAAACGGTACAGGGATCGGTAAGCACTTATCCTTTTTGGATATTGAAATCATCTCGGATGATAAAGGGAAGCCGGTGATTTCGAAGCCGTTTTCTGAAGGGGTCCATCTTTCGATTAGCCACAGCAGGGATTATGCGGTTGCGCAAGTCGTAATTGAAGGGTGA
- a CDS encoding efflux RND transporter periplasmic adaptor subunit — protein MSGKWKITAVSIASIVLITVNIYLLEKKESKVERTVLVENWIKVKKDTITDTIQTNGVIKPVEEYDIYFDTKKNDFKKFLVKEGDAITAGSSLFEYTTTELDAQKVDLEAEKTAAGGEIAGIEEYIDKLRSYQATLTSDSGIAAIDESVEKNLSIDLTTSSTDLIKSSIEQEIYKQELEKNSLNEKVKMLDAKLSSIEEQSNSIVTTSEADGVVKNINKNLNNPIISIVSINMGIAGEFSEEEMKKAKVGMTIKASSSDSIKALKGTIGRIHSYPAEEPSLKKDNKFPFQALIEPEGEETEPLLVGSKVDLTVITNEKAGVPSVPIEAVHYQKQPYIYKLTKKGYVDKHYIKKGLKAEGKQEIIEGPSVGDVILLKPNVAVKNHSNFITPIQFEKLKVATYKKFTSREKVRYLLLGILEK, from the coding sequence ATGAGCGGAAAATGGAAAATAACAGCGGTCTCGATTGCGTCGATAGTCTTAATAACCGTTAACATTTACCTTCTTGAAAAAAAAGAAAGCAAAGTGGAACGAACTGTTTTAGTTGAAAACTGGATAAAGGTGAAAAAGGATACAATTACGGATACTATTCAAACAAATGGGGTAATAAAACCTGTAGAAGAGTATGATATCTATTTCGATACCAAGAAAAATGATTTTAAGAAATTCCTTGTAAAAGAAGGCGATGCGATTACGGCTGGCTCCTCGCTGTTTGAGTATACGACGACCGAACTTGATGCGCAAAAAGTGGATTTAGAAGCGGAGAAAACGGCAGCTGGGGGAGAAATTGCAGGGATTGAAGAATACATAGACAAGTTGAGGTCATATCAAGCGACCCTGACCAGTGATTCTGGAATAGCGGCTATTGATGAATCGGTGGAAAAAAACTTGAGTATTGATTTAACAACAAGCTCGACGGATCTTATTAAAAGTAGCATTGAGCAAGAAATATACAAGCAGGAACTGGAAAAAAACAGTTTGAATGAAAAAGTGAAAATGCTTGACGCTAAATTAAGTTCAATTGAGGAGCAGTCCAATTCGATCGTGACGACGAGCGAGGCTGATGGTGTAGTTAAAAATATCAATAAAAACCTGAATAACCCCATTATATCCATTGTTTCTATAAATATGGGAATTGCAGGCGAATTCTCCGAAGAGGAAATGAAAAAAGCCAAAGTGGGCATGACTATAAAAGCAAGTTCCTCTGATTCAATAAAGGCATTGAAAGGAACGATAGGCCGTATCCATTCCTATCCAGCTGAAGAGCCGTCGTTAAAAAAAGATAACAAATTTCCATTTCAGGCTTTAATCGAACCGGAAGGCGAAGAAACGGAACCTTTGTTGGTGGGGTCCAAAGTGGATCTTACCGTAATAACCAATGAGAAAGCCGGTGTACCCTCCGTTCCTATTGAGGCGGTACATTACCAAAAACAGCCTTACATTTACAAATTGACTAAAAAAGGATATGTGGATAAACATTACATTAAGAAAGGGCTTAAAGCAGAAGGAAAGCAAGAAATCATAGAAGGACCGTCGGTAGGTGACGTCATCCTGCTGAAGCCGAATGTGGCAGTGAAGAACCATTCCAATTTTATAACTCCAATTCAATTTGAAAAATTGAAAGTTGCAACTTATAAAAAATTCACCTCTAGGGAAAAAGTAAGGTATCTGTTACTTGGCATTTTGGAAAAATAA
- a CDS encoding PH domain-containing protein: MEPENRISNKALTVWKISGLISCSITWIISIAVLVLTIIFDWTYWVFGALIMISIIQSYLAIILIPSVKWKRWRYEVRNTEIDIQSGIFVIKRTLIPMIRVQHVETKQGPLLRKYDLASVEISTAATLHVIPALDLTEADELRHYISRMASVEEEDV, translated from the coding sequence ATGGAACCTGAAAATCGTATATCGAATAAGGCCTTGACCGTATGGAAAATCAGTGGTCTCATAAGCTGTTCAATAACTTGGATTATAAGCATCGCCGTACTCGTGCTTACAATCATATTTGATTGGACATATTGGGTATTTGGAGCGTTGATCATGATTTCGATAATCCAATCCTATCTGGCCATTATTCTGATTCCATCGGTGAAATGGAAGAGATGGCGTTACGAAGTGAGAAATACCGAAATTGATATCCAAAGTGGTATTTTCGTCATTAAAAGAACACTCATACCCATGATTAGGGTTCAACATGTTGAAACGAAGCAAGGGCCATTATTAAGGAAATACGATTTAGCCTCCGTTGAAATTTCGACTGCAGCGACCCTGCATGTTATCCCTGCCCTGGATCTAACAGAGGCAGATGAATTGCGGCACTATATTTCCAGGATGGCAAGTGTGGAGGAAGAAGATGTCTGA
- a CDS encoding UDP-N-acetylmuramoyl-tripeptide--D-alanyl-D-alanine ligase: protein MIKRTLKQVHEMAEGLNDISAFQSKGINGVTIDSRTVKEGCLFIPLKGGQVDGHQYVKQALVQGAAASFWQRDVPNPPNDLPIIIVENTEKALQQLARAYRRQLNIKVIGITGSNGKTTTKDMTAALLATTYKVHKTNGNFNNHLGLPLTVLSMEEDTEAAVLEMGMSSRGEIEFLSKMAKPDVAIITNIGESHLLDLGSREEIANAKLEIIEGLAKDGTLIYHGDEPLLRNRIKKDFPDLHVISFGRTEQNDLYPQTISQGADSTTFTISSGEKEVNYEIPVLGNHNVLNALAAILVAKEFNVDDSAIRKGLSTIQLTNMRMELVEGAKGQKIINDAYNASPTSVKAAVELVEGLSGFEKKILVLGDMLELGPQEKDFHLKIGELISNERIDKIFTFGPLAEFIAKGASKSFSSERVRPFQDKQELIEELKSSTQGNDIILVKASRGMKLEEVVQALQK, encoded by the coding sequence ATGATAAAGAGAACGTTAAAACAAGTACATGAAATGGCAGAGGGATTGAATGATATCAGCGCATTCCAGTCCAAAGGAATTAATGGGGTTACCATCGATTCAAGAACGGTTAAGGAAGGATGTTTGTTCATTCCGCTTAAGGGTGGGCAGGTTGACGGCCATCAGTATGTCAAGCAAGCTTTAGTGCAAGGAGCTGCTGCTTCTTTTTGGCAAAGGGATGTTCCGAATCCTCCTAATGATTTACCGATAATCATTGTCGAAAATACCGAGAAAGCACTTCAGCAATTGGCTCGTGCTTACCGTCGGCAGTTGAATATAAAAGTCATTGGGATAACAGGCAGCAACGGAAAGACGACTACGAAAGATATGACGGCTGCGTTGCTGGCCACTACTTATAAAGTTCATAAAACCAATGGAAACTTCAATAATCATTTAGGTTTACCACTAACGGTGCTTTCTATGGAAGAGGATACTGAGGCGGCCGTTTTGGAAATGGGAATGAGCAGCCGCGGTGAAATTGAGTTCTTATCCAAAATGGCAAAGCCTGATGTAGCGATCATTACCAATATCGGTGAATCACACTTATTGGATTTAGGATCACGCGAGGAAATCGCGAATGCAAAGTTGGAAATTATCGAAGGTTTGGCGAAGGATGGAACGCTGATATATCATGGTGATGAACCATTGCTTCGCAATCGGATCAAAAAGGATTTTCCTGATTTACACGTAATATCTTTTGGACGTACGGAACAAAATGATTTATATCCACAGACCATAAGCCAAGGGGCGGACAGTACAACGTTCACAATCTCAAGTGGTGAAAAGGAAGTCAATTATGAGATACCAGTATTAGGCAATCATAATGTTCTTAATGCACTGGCTGCCATCTTGGTTGCTAAAGAATTCAATGTGGATGATTCAGCGATCCGTAAAGGTCTGTCAACCATTCAATTAACTAATATGAGGATGGAATTGGTCGAAGGCGCAAAAGGGCAGAAGATCATCAATGATGCGTATAATGCCAGTCCAACTTCAGTTAAGGCAGCAGTGGAGTTGGTTGAGGGATTATCTGGATTCGAGAAAAAGATCCTTGTATTGGGAGATATGTTGGAGTTAGGGCCACAGGAAAAAGACTTTCATTTGAAAATTGGTGAATTGATTTCCAATGAGCGAATTGATAAGATCTTCACGTTTGGTCCTTTAGCCGAGTTTATTGCCAAGGGAGCGAGCAAGTCTTTTTCATCGGAGCGGGTTCGTCCTTTTCAAGATAAGCAGGAGCTTATAGAGGAACTTAAGTCTTCTACACAGGGAAATGACATCATTCTCGTTAAAGCATCCAGGGGCATGAAGCTGGAGGAAGTCGTTCAAGCTCTACAAAAATAA
- a CDS encoding PH domain-containing protein: MSEPKRLHPIAVLLNIIKSIKELVIPFLLVVVIPGKNEGIPGWIQPLVIAIIILLIIGNAFLQWLRFTYRMEEGEFRIESGVFVRKKRYIKFDRIHSIDISEGIIQRIFSLVKLNIETAGGSQADAVLSAISKSDADRINAFISEEKNANNPFDKDKDEVADNEHEAKSSSVFKQTLPQLFVMAATSGAVGVFLSGAIAFISQFDEMIPFERIFKDYEDFIEMGTIILTLFALVALLVVYVLATLSMVIKYASFTVIKTDEEIIISRGLLEKRQLTIPTHKIQGIRIMENLIRKPLGLATVYIEYAGGSMEDKESLSIMLFPLIRKKHLHEKLLEILPVYETTTEMTPIPKRALSRYVFRKFLYLIPIICALVWFFRPWGYLSLLLVPLAIFWAYMQYRDAGWSIEGNLLLLSSRFFSKQTLIMQRSRIQSITYKKSWFQNRKELATISASIKSGITSRVGVVADVEEKDCLIIKSWYLPQKTVDSQ, encoded by the coding sequence ATGTCTGAACCTAAAAGGCTGCACCCCATAGCTGTATTGCTTAACATCATTAAATCGATTAAGGAGTTAGTCATCCCTTTTTTATTAGTGGTCGTCATTCCTGGGAAGAATGAAGGAATTCCTGGATGGATACAACCGCTGGTCATAGCCATTATTATACTTTTAATCATAGGTAATGCATTCCTTCAATGGTTACGCTTTACATATCGCATGGAAGAGGGAGAATTCAGAATTGAGTCGGGGGTTTTCGTAAGGAAGAAAAGGTATATAAAGTTTGATCGGATTCATAGCATAGATATTTCAGAGGGCATCATCCAGCGGATATTCAGCCTGGTGAAGTTGAATATTGAAACGGCAGGCGGGTCTCAGGCCGATGCCGTATTATCAGCCATAAGCAAAAGTGATGCAGATCGAATCAATGCTTTTATTAGTGAGGAAAAAAATGCGAATAATCCTTTTGATAAAGATAAAGATGAAGTAGCGGATAATGAACATGAAGCAAAATCGTCTTCCGTTTTTAAGCAGACGCTGCCGCAACTATTCGTTATGGCTGCCACTTCGGGAGCGGTGGGTGTCTTCCTATCTGGAGCAATCGCATTTATTTCACAGTTCGATGAAATGATACCTTTTGAGAGGATATTTAAGGATTATGAAGATTTTATTGAAATGGGAACCATCATTCTGACCTTGTTTGCCCTAGTGGCTTTATTGGTGGTATATGTACTGGCCACATTAAGCATGGTAATTAAATATGCTTCCTTTACCGTGATAAAAACGGATGAGGAAATCATCATTTCCAGAGGGCTTCTCGAGAAAAGACAGCTGACAATCCCTACCCATAAAATACAGGGTATCCGGATCATGGAGAATTTGATTCGAAAGCCATTGGGATTGGCGACGGTTTATATTGAGTATGCGGGAGGCAGTATGGAAGATAAAGAAAGTCTATCGATCATGCTGTTCCCTTTAATCAGGAAGAAGCATTTACATGAAAAATTGCTGGAAATTTTACCGGTTTATGAAACAACCACTGAGATGACACCGATACCTAAGCGTGCACTTTCCCGCTATGTGTTTCGTAAGTTTCTATACCTCATCCCGATCATATGTGCCTTGGTATGGTTTTTCAGACCTTGGGGTTATCTTTCCCTTTTGCTTGTACCGTTGGCGATTTTTTGGGCTTACATGCAATATAGGGATGCAGGATGGAGCATAGAAGGGAATTTGTTGCTACTGAGCAGCCGTTTTTTCTCAAAGCAAACATTAATCATGCAGAGAAGCAGAATTCAATCAATCACATATAAAAAAAGTTGGTTTCAGAATCGAAAGGAATTAGCTACGATTTCAGCATCGATTAAATCAGGAATCACCTCCCGGGTCGGCGTGGTTGCTGATGTGGAAGAAAAGGATTGCCTAATAATTAAATCATGGTATTTACCTCAAAAAACAGTCGACTCCCAATGA
- a CDS encoding cation:dicarboxylate symporter family transporter: protein MKKFKLSLASQIFIGLILGIIVGAIFYGSETAQNFLQPFGDIFLRMIKMIVVPIIVSSLIVAVAGVGDLKAVGKLGAKSISYFVVVTMVAIAVGLISANIIQPGAGVNMDKLEQTDISTYVDTAETKQHESFVDTIVHIVPSNPVKAMVEGDMLAIIFFSVLFGLSIAAIGEKGKPVFRFFQGVAEGMFYLTNMVMKFAPIGVFALIGVTISKFGLESLIPLGKLALSVYGTMIFFVIVILGLIAKFVGFNIFTLIKLLKEELILAFSTASSEAVLPKIMEKMEKAGCPKHIATFVIPTGYSFNLDGSTLYQALAAIFIAQMYGIDLSMYEQITLMLVLMITSKGIAGVPGVSFVVLLATLGTVGIPIEGLAFIAGIDRILDMGRTVVNVIGNSLAAIVISKWEGQFNPPSKKELEQVS, encoded by the coding sequence ATGAAGAAATTCAAACTAAGTTTAGCTAGCCAAATTTTCATTGGTTTAATTCTAGGGATTATCGTTGGTGCCATTTTTTATGGTAGTGAGACGGCCCAAAACTTTTTACAGCCATTCGGAGATATTTTCCTACGAATGATTAAAATGATTGTAGTGCCAATCATCGTTTCAAGCCTTATCGTTGCAGTTGCTGGTGTAGGTGATTTGAAAGCGGTAGGTAAACTTGGAGCTAAATCAATATCATACTTTGTTGTGGTAACTATGGTAGCGATTGCTGTTGGTTTAATTTCAGCGAATATCATCCAGCCTGGTGCTGGTGTGAATATGGACAAGCTAGAACAAACTGATATTTCTACCTATGTTGATACTGCCGAAACTAAGCAGCATGAATCGTTCGTAGATACAATTGTTCACATTGTGCCATCCAATCCAGTTAAAGCCATGGTAGAAGGCGATATGCTAGCGATCATTTTCTTCTCCGTGTTGTTTGGACTTAGTATTGCGGCCATCGGAGAAAAGGGTAAACCAGTATTCCGTTTCTTCCAAGGTGTAGCTGAAGGAATGTTCTACCTAACTAACATGGTCATGAAGTTCGCTCCTATCGGTGTATTTGCACTAATCGGTGTGACTATTTCCAAATTCGGTTTGGAATCTTTAATTCCGTTAGGAAAGTTAGCGCTTTCTGTTTACGGAACAATGATTTTCTTTGTAATAGTCATTCTTGGTCTTATTGCGAAATTTGTCGGATTCAATATCTTTACGTTGATTAAACTTCTAAAAGAAGAATTGATCCTTGCTTTCTCTACTGCAAGTTCAGAAGCGGTTCTTCCGAAAATCATGGAAAAAATGGAGAAAGCGGGATGTCCGAAACATATTGCTACATTTGTTATTCCGACTGGATACTCCTTTAACCTTGATGGTTCTACATTATACCAAGCGTTAGCAGCTATCTTCATCGCTCAAATGTACGGAATCGATTTAAGCATGTATGAGCAAATTACGCTAATGCTAGTGTTAATGATCACGTCCAAGGGGATTGCGGGTGTACCGGGTGTATCTTTCGTAGTTCTTTTAGCGACTTTGGGAACTGTCGGTATTCCTATTGAAGGTCTAGCATTTATTGCCGGTATCGACCGTATTCTTGATATGGGACGTACAGTAGTAAACGTTATCGGTAATTCACTTGCAGCAATCGTCATCTCTAAATGGGAAGGTCAATTCAACCCTCCTTCCAAAAAAGAATTAGAGCAAGTTTCTTAA
- a CDS encoding DEAD/DEAH box helicase, producing MTLFSELGLDRTSMKSIEKMGFEEASPIQSQTIPLALEGKDIIGQAQTGTGKTAAFGIPLMENIDINNENVQGIVIAPTRELAIQVSEELFKLGYGKRARVLAVYGGQDIDRQIRALKKKPHIIVGTPGRLLDHIKRKNIKLGGVHTVVLDEADEMLNMGFIEDIESILSTVPDERQTLLFSATMPEPIRKIAETFMQDPVLVRVKAKEMTVDRIEQYYLELKESEKFDTLARLFDIQTPDLAIVFGRTKRRVDELASALNIRGYMAEGIHGDLSQAKRLSVLKKFKDRSIDVLVATDVAARGLDISGVTHVYNFDIPQDPESYVHRIGRTGRAGKHGIAITFVTPRERGQLHAVEHTTKKRMVKLKTPTLTEALEGQQKAVTEKILNTIENDDLTLYLGQAEELLQKHSAADLVAAMLKSMTKEPDQTPIKLTEESPSPMRRNRGGSSSSGNRQRNGRSSSGRKDYGSGSSKRPGANRKSNGYGNRSTSQKREKTNKI from the coding sequence TTGACATTGTTTAGCGAATTAGGATTAGATAGAACGTCCATGAAATCTATAGAAAAAATGGGATTTGAAGAAGCGAGCCCGATTCAATCCCAAACGATACCTCTAGCGCTTGAAGGTAAAGATATCATTGGTCAAGCACAAACAGGTACAGGTAAAACGGCGGCCTTCGGTATTCCATTGATGGAAAACATCGATATCAATAACGAAAACGTGCAAGGAATCGTCATCGCACCTACACGTGAGCTTGCCATTCAAGTTTCCGAGGAACTTTTCAAGCTTGGTTACGGAAAACGCGCTCGTGTGCTTGCGGTTTATGGTGGACAAGATATCGACCGTCAAATCCGTGCTTTAAAGAAAAAACCACATATTATCGTTGGTACGCCTGGTCGTCTTTTAGACCATATCAAACGTAAAAACATTAAATTAGGCGGAGTTCACACAGTAGTTCTTGATGAAGCGGATGAAATGCTTAACATGGGATTCATTGAGGATATCGAATCGATCCTTTCAACAGTCCCTGATGAAAGGCAAACATTGCTATTCTCAGCTACAATGCCTGAACCAATCCGTAAAATTGCTGAAACGTTCATGCAGGATCCCGTTCTTGTACGTGTAAAAGCAAAAGAAATGACAGTGGATCGTATCGAACAATATTACTTGGAGTTAAAAGAAAGTGAAAAATTCGATACACTTGCACGTCTTTTCGATATTCAAACACCGGATCTTGCCATCGTCTTCGGACGTACGAAACGCCGTGTGGATGAATTGGCATCAGCATTGAATATCCGCGGTTATATGGCTGAGGGCATTCATGGTGACCTTAGTCAGGCAAAACGCCTTTCTGTATTGAAAAAGTTTAAAGACCGCAGCATCGATGTTCTCGTTGCTACTGATGTGGCTGCACGTGGACTTGATATCTCCGGCGTTACTCACGTATACAACTTTGATATCCCACAAGATCCGGAAAGCTACGTTCACCGTATTGGGCGTACAGGACGTGCAGGTAAACATGGTATTGCCATTACTTTTGTAACACCAAGAGAAAGAGGACAACTGCATGCGGTTGAGCATACAACGAAAAAACGTATGGTGAAACTTAAGACTCCTACGTTAACTGAAGCGTTGGAAGGTCAACAAAAAGCAGTAACGGAAAAAATCCTTAATACAATCGAGAATGATGATTTAACATTATACCTTGGTCAAGCGGAAGAATTATTACAAAAACATAGCGCAGCGGACTTAGTTGCAGCGATGCTTAAGTCAATGACAAAAGAACCGGATCAAACTCCTATCAAGTTAACGGAAGAATCTCCATCTCCAATGCGTCGCAATCGCGGTGGCAGCAGTTCTTCAGGTAACAGACAGCGCAATGGCCGCAGTTCTTCAGGCAGAAAAGATTACGGTAGCGGATCAAGTAAACGCCCTGGCGCGAACCGTAAGTCGAATGGTTACGGAAACCGCAGCACGAGCCAAAAAAGGGAAAAAACAAATAAAATTTAA
- a CDS encoding rhomboid family intramembrane serine protease has protein sequence MFTRTEGFREYANSYRAVTGLILIMMIVFVLVLFPIFPGNVLFYYGTGVNLYIADGQWWRLITPIFLHSTFTHLLFNGFSLAIFGPFLEKLLGTVKFSIFFLSTGLLANIATFLINPLTYNHVGASGAIFGLLGFFLYLVLFNKTNFTNNERNTVYTLTGIAVIMTFIQPQINVVGHLAGLATGFLTAPLYLRKKW, from the coding sequence ATGTTTACAAGAACAGAAGGCTTCCGCGAATACGCAAATTCATATCGAGCTGTAACAGGGCTAATACTCATTATGATGATTGTATTCGTTCTCGTCCTTTTCCCCATTTTTCCCGGCAATGTACTCTTCTATTACGGCACAGGTGTTAACTTATACATTGCTGATGGACAATGGTGGCGTTTAATCACCCCCATCTTTCTACATAGCACGTTTACACATTTACTGTTTAATGGATTCTCCCTTGCCATCTTTGGTCCATTCCTAGAGAAATTACTTGGCACCGTCAAGTTTTCAATCTTCTTTTTATCGACAGGGCTCCTTGCCAATATCGCAACCTTCTTAATTAACCCACTGACATATAACCACGTAGGTGCTAGCGGAGCAATTTTTGGTTTACTCGGATTCTTTCTATATCTTGTCCTGTTCAATAAAACCAATTTTACGAACAACGAAAGAAATACAGTATATACACTGACCGGAATTGCCGTTATCATGACTTTCATTCAACCGCAGATCAACGTTGTCGGTCATTTGGCTGGACTGGCAACCGGCTTTTTAACAGCTCCATTATACTTAAGAAAAAAATGGTAG